A stretch of DNA from Streptomyces venezuelae:
CCGTCGCCGGAGATGCTGCCGCAGCCGGAGAGAGTGATCAGGAGGCCGAACGCGGTCGTGCTCGCTGCCGCCCCGAAGATTCTTCGTCGCACGGGTGAATTCCCCTGGTTTTCTTTTGGTTACTTACGAGTTGTTTCGGGGTCCGGTGTCCGGAGGTGGCCCGATGGCCGGAATTCTCTCCTGAAGGCGGCATGGTTGATTCCATTGGGGCGGCACTTGTGGGCAATGCTCCAAGTGGGGCTTTTCCGGCTGGTGTTTTCCGATATGAGATCCAGAAAGCGGACGCGCGTAGAAATGCCGAATGCCCGTTTCCGTCGGACGGAACGGGAGTTGAGGGAGTTGCGGGGGGAGGCGAGGTTGAGCCGGGGCGGCGAGGCCGAGCCCGGAGGCAGGGTTAAGCCGGGAACTCGCCGGCGTAGGGGTCCGGGTCGCCCGTCTCCGGGTTGCGGCCCTCCTGCCAGCGGCGCTGCGCCTTCCGCCAGTGCACGAAGCCGAGCTGGCCGCCGTCCCAGAAGGTGATGCTCACCGGGCTCACGTCGAACTCGTCCGAGAAGAGCCGGTACAGGAATTCCGCCATGCCGTACGGATAGACGGCGAAGGTGTCCGCGGTGTGCCGGCCGCAGACCAGGACCGGCCAGCGGTCCGGGTCGGGATCCGTGGTGAGCCAGCACAGGATGTCGGACCCGCCGGTCACCCCCCAGGCGAGGATCGACTCGGGGTCGATGTCGAAGGCGGCGCGACCGCCCTCGGCCATCCAGGCCTGGCGGGCGTTCTCGGTCTCCTCGGCCATCTCGGCCGGGTCCCACTGCAGACCGGGCTTGGGCAGCGGGAGCAGGATGCTCGCCTCGCCGTTGATGGTGCCGGCGCCGAAGCGGCCCATGAAGGCGACGAAGTCGGCGGGGAAGCGGGTGCGCCAGACGGCCTCGGCGGCGGGCCAGTCGATGTCCTCGTCGGCGCCGTGCGTGGCGGGCATGAGCTGCTCCAGCGCCTTCAGCTGCGCGTTCTCCGTCATCGCCGCTCCCCGAACCCGCCCGTTGCCCAACCGTCCCAACTTACCGTGGCCGCGCCGGGGCTTGGCCAGGGCCCTGCCGGGTGCCGTCGTCCCCCGGCTCCGGGGCGGTCCTGTCCGCCCGGACAGGGCTGCGGACCGGGCCGGGCTCGATGGACAGCCGGACGCCCCGCCGGATCCCCCAGCCGGCCATGGCGCCCGCCTCCGCCTCCAGCACCCGGCGGGCCCGCAGCCGGGGCAGCCCCAGCCGGCCCGGCCGCATGGTGGTGACGGCCAGGACCGTGCCGGCCCGGTCCAGGTACGCCACGTCGATCGCGAAGCGCATCCGGAAGGTGTGCACGCTCGCCGCCGGGGTCAGCAACAGGGCGCCCTCGATCCCGTCCCGGCCGAGCAGGCCGCGGGTCCGGGCCCGGTAGGAGGCGGCGATCTCCAGCGGGACCGCCACGACGGCTGCGTCCGCTCCGATGCGGAGCAGGGCCGGGCCGTCCCGGAAGTGCGGGTGGCGCATGGGGTGCTGCTCCTTCCCGAGATGCCGGCAGGCCGGGCGAGGTCACCGGTCGGCCGCTCCAGGTTAGGGGGAATGGGGCCCCCGGGCCCATGGCCCTTCCGGCCGCACATCCCTAGGGTCGGCGGGATGGGCGTGCTCGTGATCGTTCTTGCCGGGGCCTATGGCGTGGCCGCCGGGCTGCTGCTGCCTCGGGTCGCGTACCGGCTCTCGGTGGACCCCGGGGAGCCCTGGCAGAGCAGCTGTCCCGGCGGGCACCCGCTCGGCGGCCGGTTCGGCGGCTGGATCGGGCTCGCCCGCTGCCGGGTGTCCGGCCCGGCCCGCCCGGACGGGTACGGCCCGCACACCGGACGGGTCACCGCGGTGTCCGCGGCGGTGTGTGCCGCGGTCGGGGCCGCCGTCGGGGCGCGCCCCGAGGCCGCCGTCTACGTCGGGCTGGCCCCCGTGCTCCTCCTGCTCGCCCTGGTGGACCTCGCAGTCCACCGGCTCCCCGATCTGCTGACCCTGCCGCTGGCGGCGACCGCAGCCGCCGGACTCGGGGCGGTCGCCCCGCTGCCCGGCGCGGGCGGGTCCTGGCCGGGTGCGGTGGCCGGCGGGGCCGGACTCGGCGCGGGGTACCTGCTGCTGTTTCTGATCAACCCGGCCGGGATCGGTTTCGGCGACGTCAAGCTCGCGCTCGCGCTGGGCGTCGCTCTTGGGTGGTACGGGTGGGGGGTATGGGCCGCCGGGGCCTTCCTGGGGTTCCTGTACGGGGCCCTGTACGGCCTGGGCCTGCTCCTCGCCGGGCGGGCGGGGCGGCGTACGGCCTTCCCGTTCGGTCCGTTCATGGCCGGCGGAGCCCTCACCGGAGTGCTCCTGGGTGGCTTCGGAGCGTAATCGTCTTGCGCCAATGCACGCAGGACGCTTTACGAAGGGTTATGGTGGAACCCCCCCCTCGGGCCGGTCCGTATCCCCCCCACGGACCGGCCCGTTTTTTGTTCTCACCGGATTTCGCGCAAAAGCGCAGGTCAGCCCCGCTGGGCCCAGATGTTGGTGCCCGGGGTGGACACCGCGAAGGAGTCGATCTCCTTCAGTTCGGCGTCCGACAGGGGGGCTCCGGCCAGCGCCGCCACGTTCTCCTCCAGCTGCGACACGCTCGACGCGCCGATCAGGGCCGAGGTCATCCGCTCGTCCCGCAGCACCCAGTTCAGTGCCAGCTGGGCCAGCGACTGGCCGCGGCGGGCCGCGATGTCGTTGAGCCCGTTCAGGCGGCGGACCACCTCGTCCGAGAGCAGCGCCGGGTTCAGGGACTTGCCCTGGGTGGCCCGCGAGCCCTCCGGGATGCCCTTCAGGTACTTGCCGGTGAGCAGCCCCTGGGCGAGCGGCACGAAGGAGATGCAGCCCATGCCCGCCTCCTCCAGGGTGTCCAGCAGGGCGTCCTCCTCCGTCCAACGGTTGATCATGGAGTAGGAGGGCTGGTGGATCAGCGGGCGCACGCCCATCTCGCGCAGCAGCCGGGCGGCCTCCGCCGTCTGCTCGGCGGTGTAGGAGGAGACGCCGACGTAGAGCGCCTTGCCCTGCTGGACCGCGGACGCGAGCGCGCCCATGGTCTCCTCCAGCGGGGTCTCCGGGTCGAACCGATGCGAGTAGAAGATGTCGACGTAGTCCAGGCCCATCCGCTTCAGCGAGGCGTCGAGCGAGCCCATCAGATACTTCCGGCTGCCCCACTCGCCGTACGGGCCGGGGTGCATCAGATAGCCGGCCTTGGTGGAGATCACCAGTTCCTCGCGGTGGGCCGCGAAGTCCTGTGCAAAGATCTTGCCGAAGTTGAGCTCGGCCGAGCCGGGCGGCGGCCCGTAGTTGTTGGCCAGGTCGAAGTGGGTCACGCCGAGGTCGAAGGCCCGGCGCAGGATCGCCCGCTGGGACTCCAGGGACGTGTCGTCGCCGAAGTTGTGCCAGAGGCCGAGGGAGATCGCGGGAAGCTTGAGGCCGCTGTGCCCGGTGCGCCGGTACTCCATGGAGTCGTACCGCGAGGCCGCTGCCCGATAGGGATTGGTATCAGTCACGATGTCCTCCCTATCACGGACTTGTGACAGACCGAGTTGGGCCAGTCCTGTCGGTGCGCAGTAATGTGGCGCACTCGGGGGACCGCAATCGCACGGGGGCATTGCACGGAGGGGCAGAAGGATCGTGAAGCTGCGCGACCTGGTGTACAGGCTGTACGCACGCCGGGTGGAAGGCCGCCTCGACCATGCCGCGGTGCCCAAGCACATCGGCGTCATCCTGGACGGCAACCGGCGCTGGGCCAAGGCGTCCGGCGGTACCACCGAGCAGGGCCATCAGGCCGGAGCCGACAAGATCTCCGAGCTCCTGGGCTGGTGTGACGAAACCGACGTGGAAGTCGTCACCCTGTGGATGCTGTCCACCGACAACCTGGACCGGCCGGAGGTCGAGCTCCGCCCCCTGCTGGCGATCATCGAGAACACCGTACGGAACCTCGCGGCGGACGGACGCCGGCGCGTCCACCACGTCGGCAACCTGGACATCCTGCCCGCGCAGACCCAGGCCGTACTGAAGGAGGCCGAGCAGGCCACCGCCGACGTCAAGGGGATACTCGTCAACGTCGCCGTGGGCTACGGCGGCCGGCAGGAGATCGCCGACGCGGTCCGCTCGCTGCTGCTCGAGCACCACGAGAAGGGCACCTCGATCGAGGAGCTCGCCGAGATCCTGGACATCGACCACATCTCGGAGCACCTCTACACCCGCGGCCAGCCCGACCCGGACCTGGTGATCCGTACCAGCGGCGAGCAGCGGCTGTCCGGATTCATGCTCTGGCAGAGCGCCCACTCCGAGTACTACTTCTGCGAGGTCTTCTGGCCGGCCTTCCGCAAGGTCGACTTCCTCCGGGCGCTGCGCGACTACGCCGCCCGGCACCGGCGCTACGGCACCTGACGGCTCCTCGGAAGCCCCTCCCGTCCCTCGGACCCCCCTTGCAAGGCCTTCACCTGGGATTCACCGAGCGTCCGTCATATGCCATGGCATGGCTGAGCACGTTCGAGGGAATATCAGTGGCAGGTCGATGCCCGATCCACGGGCGTCGAGTCTCAGCGGGCGGCATGGGGCCGTCCGCCCGGGAGGCCCTTTGCACCAGGACGCACGTGCGGTGTGCACGGACGGAGTGGAGGGCCGGAAATCGGCCCTGGCATGGGAGCCGATGACCGGTCCGGTCTTCATGGCCCGACCTCTTCCGAGGGGGTACGTCCTTCCGTGGTGACCAGCACAAAGCGCCGCCTGCCCGACAGGCGGACCTACGTCCTCGACACCAGCGTCCTGCTGGCAGACCCCAACGCCTTCTCCCGGTTCGACGAGCACGAGGTCGTGCTCCCGATCGTGGTGATCACCGAGCTGGAGGCCAAGAGGCACCATCCCGAACTCGGCTACTTCGCCCGGCAGGCCCTCCGCCTGCTGGACGACTTCCGGGTCCGGTACGGCCGCCTCGACGCCCCCATCCCGTTGGGCGATCTGGGCGGCAGTCTCCGTGTCGAGCTCAACCACTCCGACCCCGGGGTGCTCCCGGCGGGCTTCCGGCTCGGGGACAACGATTCGCGGATCCTCGCGGTCGCCCGCAACCTGCAGGCCGAGGGGTACGACGTCACGGTCGTGTCGAAGGATCTCCCGCTGCGCATCAAGGCCTCGTCGGTGGGCCTGCTCGCCGAGGAGTACCGGGCGGAGCTCGCGATCACCGATGCCGGCTGGACCGGCATGGGCGAGCTCTCGCTCTCCGGGGAACAGATCGACCTCCTCTACTCCGAGGAGCGGCTGTACGTTCCGGAGGCCGCCGAACTGCCCGTGCACACCGGTCTGGTCCTGCAGTCCGAGCGCGGCAAGGCGCTGGGCCGGGTGACCGCCGACGGGAACGTCAAGCTCGTCCGCGGCGACCGGGAGGCCTTCGGACTGCACGGCCGCAGCGCCGAGCAGCGCATCGCGCTCGACCTTCTGATGGATCCGGAGGTCGGGATCGTCTCCATGGGCGGCCGGGCCGGCACCGGAAAATCGGCGCTGGCGCTGTGCGCGGGCCTGGAGGCCGTGCTGGAGCGGCGGCAGCACCAGAAGGTGATGGTCTTCCGGCCGCTGTACGCGGTGGGCGGGCAGGAGCTCGGCTATCTGCCCGGGGACCAGGGCGAGAAGATGAGCCCCTGGGCGCAGGCGGTCTTCGACACCCTCTCCTCGGTGGCCGGCCGTGAGGTGATCGAGGAGGTGCTGGGCCGCGGCATGCTGGAGGTGCTGCCGCTGACGCACATCCGCGGGCGCTCGCTGCACGATGCGTTCGTCATCGTCGACGAGGCCCAGTCGCTGGAACGGAATGTCCTGCTGACCGTTCTGTCCCGGATCGGGGCCAACTCCCGGGTCGTTCTGACCCATGACGTGGCCCAGCGGGACAACCTCAGGGTGGGCCGGTACGACGGAGTGGTCGCCGTGGTCGAGAAGCTGAAGGGCCATCCGCTCTTCGCGCACGTCACGCTGACCCGTTCGGAGCGCTCGCCCATCGCCGCCCTGGTCACCGAGATGCTCGAATCGATCTGACCCGTCTGATCCGGCTGGCCAAACACTCCAAAACACCCCATAGGCGGAAGGGAAGTTAACGCCGCCCGGCAAAGGCCAAGGAGCCTAGCCGGGCGGCGTCCCCTTGCACAGGTGTTTTCCCAAACCACAGGGGACGCCCCAGGTGTGAGCTTTCACACGCAACGGAGAATTGCCTTGCGGCGTCGGGGTCCGGCAGAGTCTGTTCTCCGTCAGGCCCCGCATACGGCACAGCTGTACCCACAATTCAAGAGTCGACCGCCGTATGCCGCCCGCCACGGGCCAGTTGCCTCCAGTGACCGTGCTCTACCCGGAGGCCAGTGCAAGGGGCGCTCTTGCAACCGCTGCGGTCACGTCGTGGTTGCTGCTGGAAGGACATCGTGTGAGCCGGATCTCGGTCCGGGGATTCGCGGTGGCATCTGCCACTGCGGTCACCACCGTCGGAGCTGTCGTGGGCGTTGCCACGGGCGACCCCTCGAACGACCTCGAAACCACCGCATCGGGCACCACGCTCCTCGCGGACATTCCGGTGGGCGAGCAGGCGGCAGTCCAGACGGCGTCCCTGACGCAGCAGGCCGACGCCATCGCCCTCTCCGCCGACGCCGACGCCAAGAAGTCGGTCGAGGAAGCGGCCCGCCTCCAGGCGGCCAAGGACGCCAAGGAGAAGAAGGCAGCCGCCGAGGCCAAGGCGAAGAAGGAACGCGAGGAGAAGGACAAGGCGGAGGTCGCCAGCCGGTCCGCCACCCGCGACAGCTCCGACTTCGCCCCCCAGAGCTCCTACACGGTCGCCCAGGTCAAGGCCATCGCCAAGCAGATGGTCCCGGCCGGCCAGTTCCAGTGCTTCTCCAACATCGTGAACCACGAGTCCACCTGGAACTACCGCGCGCAGAACCCGTCCTCGGGCGCGTACGGCCTGGTCCAGGCGCTGCCCGGGTCCAAGATGAGCTCGGCCGGAGCCGACTGGCGCACCAACCCCGCCACCCAGATCGAGTGGGGCCTGAACTACATGAACAAGCGCTACGGCAGCCCCTGCGGCGCCTGGTCGTTCTGGCAGGCCAACAACTGGTACTAGCGGACCGCGGCACCGCCGCCCCCCGCTCAACCACGAGGAGCCCCGCACCGTCCTACGGTGCGGGGCTCCTCGCGTGTACCGTCGACGGGGCGCTGCACGGTTCGCGCGGGTGGTGGGGGTCCCCCCGACGGAGTCAGGGGGAGAGAGGAACGAGATGGCGAAGAGAGCAGGCTGGCTGGGCCGGCTCGGCAACAAGCTGAACCGGATGGAGGCCCGTCTGAACCAACGGCGTGCCGAAGTCGAGGCCGAGTCCATGGGCGAGCCGGCCCCGGCCGCCACCGGTCAGGCCGCCGGACCGGCACCGGAGGCGGCACCGACCGCTGCCGCGGCGCCGGCACCGGTCCCCGCACCGGCATTGGCGCCGGTGGCGCCGGTGCCCGCAGCCGCCGGAGTCGCCCCGACCGTCATCGCAGCGGCTCCCGAGGCCCACCCCGGCCAGGTCCCCGCCCGCCCCGAACCGGCCGCCATGGTCCCCTGGGGCATAAGGGTGGCCGCCGAGGCGAGCTGGCGGCTGCTGCTGCTCGCCGGCATGCTCTGGGTGCTGATGAAGGTGATCAGCGAGGTGCGGCTGGTGGTCCTGGCCTTCGCCGCCGCCCTGCTCATCACCGCCATGCTCCAGCCCTTCGTGGTCCGGCTGCGCCGGGCCGGCCTGCCGCGCGGCCTGGCCACCGCGGTCACCGCGGTCCTCGGCTTCGTGATCATCGGTCTGGTCGGCTGGTTCGTGGTCTGGCAGGTCATGGAGAACCTGGACGACCTCTCCGACCGGGTCAAGGACGGCATCAACGAGCTCAAGCTGTGGGCCCTGGACAGCCCGTTCCACGTCACCGAGAAGCAGATCAACGACATCGCGAAGAACCTCACCGAGACGATCGGCTCCAATACGGACCAGATCACCTCCGCCGGTCTGCAGGGCGTCACGGTGATGGTCGAGGTGCTGACGGGCATCCTGCTCGCCATGTTCTCCACCCTCTTCCTGCTGTACGACGGGAAGCGGATCTGGCAGTGGGTGCTGGGCCTGGTCCCGGCGGTCGCCCGCCCCGGGGTCGCGGGCGCCGGCCCGCGCGCCTGGCGCACCCTGACCGCGTATGTGCGGGGGACGGTGATCGTCGCCCTGATCGACGCCATCTTCATCGGCCTCGGCATCTACTTCCTGGACGTGCCGATGGCGGTGCCGCTGGCCGTGTTCATCTTCCTGTTCGCCTTCATCCCGCTGGTCGGTGCCGTCATCTCCGGCGCGCTCGCCGTGGTGGTGGCCCTGGTGACCCAGGGGGTGTTCACAGCGCTGATGGTGCTCATCGTCGTCCTCGCCGTGCAGCAGATCGAGGGGCATGTGCTGCAACCGTTCATCCTGGGCCGGGCGGTGCGGGTCCATCCGCTCGCCGTGGTGCTCTCGGTGGCGGCCGGCGGAATGATCGCCGGCATCGGCGGCGCGGTGGTCGCCGTGCCGCTGGTCGCCGTGACCAACACGGTCGTCGGATACCTGAGGGTGCACTCCCACGAGCGCGAGATGCGCGTCGGTCCGGCACCGCACGGAGCCACGGCCTACGCCGTGGCCGCCGCCACCGA
This window harbors:
- a CDS encoding SMI1/KNR4 family protein, with protein sequence MTENAQLKALEQLMPATHGADEDIDWPAAEAVWRTRFPADFVAFMGRFGAGTINGEASILLPLPKPGLQWDPAEMAEETENARQAWMAEGGRAAFDIDPESILAWGVTGGSDILCWLTTDPDPDRWPVLVCGRHTADTFAVYPYGMAEFLYRLFSDEFDVSPVSITFWDGGQLGFVHWRKAQRRWQEGRNPETGDPDPYAGEFPA
- a CDS encoding DUF192 domain-containing protein, with amino-acid sequence MRHPHFRDGPALLRIGADAAVVAVPLEIAASYRARTRGLLGRDGIEGALLLTPAASVHTFRMRFAIDVAYLDRAGTVLAVTTMRPGRLGLPRLRARRVLEAEAGAMAGWGIRRGVRLSIEPGPVRSPVRADRTAPEPGDDGTRQGPGQAPARPR
- a CDS encoding prepilin peptidase, whose translation is MGVLVIVLAGAYGVAAGLLLPRVAYRLSVDPGEPWQSSCPGGHPLGGRFGGWIGLARCRVSGPARPDGYGPHTGRVTAVSAAVCAAVGAAVGARPEAAVYVGLAPVLLLLALVDLAVHRLPDLLTLPLAATAAAGLGAVAPLPGAGGSWPGAVAGGAGLGAGYLLLFLINPAGIGFGDVKLALALGVALGWYGWGVWAAGAFLGFLYGALYGLGLLLAGRAGRRTAFPFGPFMAGGALTGVLLGGFGA
- the mgrA gene encoding L-glyceraldehyde 3-phosphate reductase; the protein is MTDTNPYRAAASRYDSMEYRRTGHSGLKLPAISLGLWHNFGDDTSLESQRAILRRAFDLGVTHFDLANNYGPPPGSAELNFGKIFAQDFAAHREELVISTKAGYLMHPGPYGEWGSRKYLMGSLDASLKRMGLDYVDIFYSHRFDPETPLEETMGALASAVQQGKALYVGVSSYTAEQTAEAARLLREMGVRPLIHQPSYSMINRWTEEDALLDTLEEAGMGCISFVPLAQGLLTGKYLKGIPEGSRATQGKSLNPALLSDEVVRRLNGLNDIAARRGQSLAQLALNWVLRDERMTSALIGASSVSQLEENVAALAGAPLSDAELKEIDSFAVSTPGTNIWAQRG
- a CDS encoding isoprenyl transferase, with product MKLRDLVYRLYARRVEGRLDHAAVPKHIGVILDGNRRWAKASGGTTEQGHQAGADKISELLGWCDETDVEVVTLWMLSTDNLDRPEVELRPLLAIIENTVRNLAADGRRRVHHVGNLDILPAQTQAVLKEAEQATADVKGILVNVAVGYGGRQEIADAVRSLLLEHHEKGTSIEELAEILDIDHISEHLYTRGQPDPDLVIRTSGEQRLSGFMLWQSAHSEYYFCEVFWPAFRKVDFLRALRDYAARHRRYGT
- a CDS encoding PhoH family protein is translated as MVTSTKRRLPDRRTYVLDTSVLLADPNAFSRFDEHEVVLPIVVITELEAKRHHPELGYFARQALRLLDDFRVRYGRLDAPIPLGDLGGSLRVELNHSDPGVLPAGFRLGDNDSRILAVARNLQAEGYDVTVVSKDLPLRIKASSVGLLAEEYRAELAITDAGWTGMGELSLSGEQIDLLYSEERLYVPEAAELPVHTGLVLQSERGKALGRVTADGNVKLVRGDREAFGLHGRSAEQRIALDLLMDPEVGIVSMGGRAGTGKSALALCAGLEAVLERRQHQKVMVFRPLYAVGGQELGYLPGDQGEKMSPWAQAVFDTLSSVAGREVIEEVLGRGMLEVLPLTHIRGRSLHDAFVIVDEAQSLERNVLLTVLSRIGANSRVVLTHDVAQRDNLRVGRYDGVVAVVEKLKGHPLFAHVTLTRSERSPIAALVTEMLESI
- a CDS encoding transglycosylase SLT domain-containing protein — translated: MSRISVRGFAVASATAVTTVGAVVGVATGDPSNDLETTASGTTLLADIPVGEQAAVQTASLTQQADAIALSADADAKKSVEEAARLQAAKDAKEKKAAAEAKAKKEREEKDKAEVASRSATRDSSDFAPQSSYTVAQVKAIAKQMVPAGQFQCFSNIVNHESTWNYRAQNPSSGAYGLVQALPGSKMSSAGADWRTNPATQIEWGLNYMNKRYGSPCGAWSFWQANNWY
- a CDS encoding AI-2E family transporter, coding for MAKRAGWLGRLGNKLNRMEARLNQRRAEVEAESMGEPAPAATGQAAGPAPEAAPTAAAAPAPVPAPALAPVAPVPAAAGVAPTVIAAAPEAHPGQVPARPEPAAMVPWGIRVAAEASWRLLLLAGMLWVLMKVISEVRLVVLAFAAALLITAMLQPFVVRLRRAGLPRGLATAVTAVLGFVIIGLVGWFVVWQVMENLDDLSDRVKDGINELKLWALDSPFHVTEKQINDIAKNLTETIGSNTDQITSAGLQGVTVMVEVLTGILLAMFSTLFLLYDGKRIWQWVLGLVPAVARPGVAGAGPRAWRTLTAYVRGTVIVALIDAIFIGLGIYFLDVPMAVPLAVFIFLFAFIPLVGAVISGALAVVVALVTQGVFTALMVLIVVLAVQQIEGHVLQPFILGRAVRVHPLAVVLSVAAGGMIAGIGGAVVAVPLVAVTNTVVGYLRVHSHEREMRVGPAPHGATAYAVAAATDQGESRPGDQRT